The Sporosarcina ureae genome includes a region encoding these proteins:
- the hisZ gene encoding ATP phosphoribosyltransferase regulatory subunit: MKYIFAWKAVEDILYSEILGNEHEKHEKIIDTLGKRFTTYGYKRIKTSAFEQYDLYSNVRTSINQNEMIKVIDYTGEVLVLRPDVTIPLTQQLVQLNDNLPEEMRYYYVQEVFRQTFQENERIGKTQAGVEFYCKSSPASDAETIMLACHALRDVGFTDVKIEIGYAGFFNELIADSNITTEQTAELKTLIQAKNVVEIGPFLQQLSIDPSIKEILEQLPLLYGAPEVVFERLRNLQVSESAQNAIKYLQRTCDIVELYGLKKHIVIDLGLINHMGYYSGIIFQGYVENFGKPVLMGGRYDALSEEFGMKLPAIGFACEIESLVKASSTRERKERYSIDVIVLYEESRIKYAIDITNELRERDYRVISKPIVDAKHQTDSLYTIQLTEQQNKLVSQDEAKEFMDFKQLLDLITGKKGAPEWII, translated from the coding sequence ATGAAGTATATATTTGCATGGAAGGCGGTAGAAGATATCTTGTATTCTGAAATTCTTGGAAATGAACATGAAAAGCATGAAAAAATTATCGACACATTAGGAAAACGATTCACTACATACGGTTATAAGCGTATTAAAACATCCGCATTCGAACAATATGATCTGTATTCCAATGTACGTACCTCAATCAATCAAAACGAAATGATCAAGGTGATTGACTATACCGGTGAAGTACTCGTATTACGCCCGGACGTAACAATCCCGTTGACACAGCAACTCGTACAGTTGAATGATAATCTACCCGAAGAAATGCGTTATTATTATGTGCAAGAAGTATTTAGGCAGACATTCCAAGAAAATGAACGAATCGGTAAAACACAGGCAGGAGTCGAGTTCTACTGCAAGAGTTCACCCGCATCAGATGCCGAAACAATTATGCTTGCATGTCATGCATTACGAGACGTTGGTTTTACAGATGTGAAAATCGAGATTGGTTATGCTGGTTTCTTCAATGAATTAATTGCGGACTCTAATATTACTACTGAACAAACGGCCGAACTTAAGACGTTGATTCAAGCAAAAAACGTCGTGGAAATAGGTCCGTTCTTACAGCAATTATCAATAGATCCCTCTATTAAAGAAATACTTGAGCAATTACCTCTATTATACGGTGCACCTGAAGTAGTGTTTGAAAGACTACGAAACTTACAGGTTAGTGAATCGGCGCAAAATGCAATCAAGTATTTACAGCGAACGTGCGATATCGTTGAACTATATGGCTTGAAGAAGCATATCGTCATCGATCTCGGTTTGATTAATCATATGGGGTATTATTCAGGAATCATTTTCCAAGGCTATGTAGAGAACTTTGGAAAGCCGGTACTAATGGGTGGGCGTTATGATGCATTAAGCGAAGAATTTGGCATGAAATTACCGGCAATCGGTTTTGCATGTGAAATCGAATCATTAGTCAAAGCATCATCTACTAGAGAACGGAAAGAACGATACAGCATAGATGTGATTGTATTATATGAAGAAAGCCGTATTAAATACGCAATTGATATTACGAATGAATTGAGAGAACGTGACTATCGTGTCATTTCTAAACCTATAGTCGATGCAAAACACCAGACAGACAGTCTCTATACAATTCAATTAACAGAACAGCAAAATAAACTAGTAAGTCAAGACGAAGCAAAAGAGTTCATGGATTTTAAACAATTGCTTGATTTGATCACTGGCAAGAAAGGGGCACCTGAATGGATTATCTAA
- the hisD gene encoding histidinol dehydrogenase: MKIIRGAEFTEELLRRDDSNQTDLEFDRNVLSIIDKVRSEGDKAVLDFTEQFDGVLLDSLLVTEEEINEAEQAVADDFYRALRSAKERITTYHEAQKEQSWFLNPNEGIMLGQKVTPIDSVGLYVPGGKAAYPSTVLMNALPAKIAGVGRISMVTPPQRDGKINPYVLVAAKEAGVDRIYKVGGAQAIAALAYGTETIEKVVKITGPGNAYVARAKKWVFGDVAIDMIAGPSEICVVADAHTNPIYAAADLLSQAEHDERVAAVCITTSETFATELSKEVERQLAELDRKEIATQSIEQFGRIIIVDSLKEAFDIVNRLAPEHLELMIDHPMEHLAAIRNAGAIFLGQHSPEALGDYMAGPNHTLPTSGTAAFSSPLGVYDFMKKSSIIYYSEDALAEVADDVITLADAEQLTGHANSIKVRKAGY; the protein is encoded by the coding sequence ATGAAGATCATTCGTGGTGCCGAATTTACAGAGGAATTACTAAGACGCGACGATTCCAATCAAACGGATCTAGAATTTGATCGCAATGTCCTTTCCATCATCGACAAAGTTCGTTCTGAAGGAGACAAGGCAGTTCTGGATTTTACCGAACAATTCGACGGAGTGTTGCTTGATAGTTTGCTTGTCACAGAAGAAGAAATCAATGAAGCGGAACAAGCAGTTGCAGATGATTTCTACCGTGCATTGCGTTCAGCAAAAGAGCGTATCACGACTTATCACGAAGCGCAAAAAGAGCAATCATGGTTTTTGAATCCAAATGAAGGCATCATGCTCGGTCAGAAAGTAACACCGATCGACAGTGTTGGACTTTACGTACCGGGCGGAAAAGCAGCCTATCCGTCAACGGTCTTAATGAATGCATTGCCAGCGAAAATTGCAGGAGTCGGACGGATTTCCATGGTGACTCCACCACAACGTGATGGCAAGATTAATCCCTACGTTTTAGTTGCAGCTAAAGAAGCGGGGGTCGATCGAATTTATAAAGTAGGTGGAGCGCAAGCGATAGCTGCTCTAGCGTACGGTACTGAGACAATTGAAAAAGTCGTCAAAATTACGGGCCCTGGGAATGCATACGTCGCAAGAGCGAAAAAGTGGGTGTTCGGTGATGTAGCAATCGATATGATTGCTGGACCAAGTGAAATTTGTGTCGTAGCCGACGCCCATACGAATCCTATTTATGCAGCAGCAGATTTGTTGTCCCAAGCTGAGCACGATGAGCGTGTCGCGGCCGTATGTATCACGACCAGCGAAACATTTGCGACTGAGCTATCCAAAGAAGTAGAACGTCAGCTTGCTGAACTCGATCGTAAAGAAATCGCAACACAATCTATAGAACAATTCGGACGTATCATTATAGTGGATTCATTAAAAGAAGCATTTGATATCGTGAATCGTTTAGCGCCAGAACATTTGGAACTTATGATTGATCATCCTATGGAGCACTTGGCAGCTATACGAAATGCTGGAGCGATCTTCTTAGGTCAACATTCACCCGAGGCGTTGGGTGACTATATGGCTGGACCGAATCACACATTACCGACGAGTGGAACCGCAGCGTTTTCTTCTCCATTAGGCGTATATGATTTCATGAAAAAATCGAGTATTATTTACTATTCCGAAGACGCGTTGGCAGAAGTGGCAGATGACGTCATTACATTAGCGGATGCCGAACAATTAACAGGACATGCCAACTCGATAAAAGTACGAAAGGCAGGATACTAA
- the hisG gene encoding ATP phosphoribosyltransferase, which yields MDYLTVAMAKGRTAERAMKFLEKSDVHFSEFTDESRKLVIYDDKQKIKLIFVKAVDVPVYVEKGAADVGIVGKDVMMEDPRDVYELLDLGIGRCKLAVAGYPDTPVENVPFLTVASKYPLVAKEYFDKKGIRTEMIKLNGSIELAPLIGMSDVIVDIVETGTTLKENGLVVLQEMADVSARLIVNKASYATKTEDIQQFIRDMKEGLEVRS from the coding sequence ATGGATTATCTAACAGTAGCAATGGCGAAAGGACGTACAGCGGAACGTGCGATGAAGTTCCTTGAAAAATCGGATGTACATTTTTCAGAATTTACGGATGAAAGCCGGAAGCTCGTGATCTATGATGACAAACAAAAGATCAAACTAATCTTTGTCAAAGCAGTAGATGTTCCGGTATACGTTGAAAAAGGCGCAGCGGACGTAGGGATTGTGGGAAAGGATGTCATGATGGAAGATCCTCGTGATGTCTATGAATTATTGGACTTAGGAATTGGACGTTGTAAACTGGCGGTGGCAGGATATCCTGATACGCCAGTTGAAAACGTACCATTCCTGACAGTAGCTTCAAAATATCCATTAGTTGCGAAAGAGTATTTCGATAAAAAAGGTATTCGTACGGAAATGATCAAGTTGAACGGGTCAATTGAACTCGCACCATTGATCGGCATGTCAGATGTCATTGTCGATATCGTCGAAACGGGTACGACTTTAAAAGAAAATGGTCTCGTTGTCTTACAAGAGATGGCAGATGTCAGCGCTCGTTTGATAGTCAACAAAGCGAGTTATGCTACAAAAACAGAGGATATTCAGCAATTTATCAGAGATATGAAGGAAGGCTTGGAGGTGCGTTCATGA